From the Vicia villosa cultivar HV-30 ecotype Madison, WI unplaced genomic scaffold, Vvil1.0 ctg.000212F_1_1, whole genome shotgun sequence genome, one window contains:
- the LOC131625389 gene encoding uncharacterized protein LOC131625389: MEDSGAILSHISSLKEMLDQVNEEIEAHIQVTREIESSIVKCEEMESHFATKEAELIATSAGLQFDTVGYVTVAADFKASVNSLENELYCLKIKRDDMVKRTDVKREEFTALCQKFQREIDKRENFKVRTLLSEKYSLENEIQVLDDKNCVLKNSVLAFVEEILEDLHSSNSALECDIQSKKWENERLLKDIDELKAILHSTIGTNDNLL, encoded by the exons ATGGAAGATTCAGGAGCGATTCTCTCTCACATTTCATCTCTGAAGGAAATGCTTGACCAG GTCAACGAAGAAATCGAAGCTCATATTCAGGTCACACGAGAGATCGAATCCAGCATCGTCAAATGCGAGGAGATGGAGAGCCATTTTGCAACTAAGGAAGCTGAATTGATCGCAACCAGTGCCGGTTTGCAGTTCGACACTGTTGGATATGTAACCGTTGCTG CTGATTTCAAGGCATCAGTGAATAGTTTGGAGAATGAGCTCTATTGTCTTAAAATCAAGCGGGATGACATGGTTAAAAGAACGGATGTAAAACG GGAAGAATTTACAGCACTATGCCAAAAATTTCAAAGAGAAATTGATAAGAGGGAAAATTTTAAAGTGAGGACTTTGTTGTCTGAGAAATATTCACTTGAAAATGAAATTCAAGTTTTGGATGACAAGAATTGTGTTTTGAAAAATTCGGTATTGGCATTTGTAGAGGAAATCCTTGAAGATCTTCACAGTTCAAACTCAG CATTGGAATGTGATATACAGAGCAAGAAGTGGGAAAATGAGAGATTGCTTAAAGATATCGATGAATTGAAggctatactgcattcaacaattgGGACCAACGATAATCTACTGTAA